In Pseudomonadales bacterium, a single window of DNA contains:
- a CDS encoding outer membrane protein assembly factor, translating to MNYFFKLSGFSLSALLLAGATLVAAQQHPKLSIHNVSKEAEENITNHLALQDENCEISERRARTLVGAADEKIEEALRAIGYYQASWRKELTFQDKCWQLRLDVELGDPIIITQVQIEILGQAQQDPIFIQLLKNTPLKTGNKLDHGEYEAFKHTLQKLALQHGYPESRYLKQQLGVNIEQLSADIQLSFNSGPRYAFGPIFYEQNYFDESFLARYQPFSTGQPFDANLVGQFQQALINSRYFKDVSVAQLPPDRDKLEIPLQALLTPVAKHATSLGLGIATDTGPRASLSYMNNRANRAGHSYGADIELSQIKSAVNADYQIPLAQPNQEQIKLKTGWEDVNTDNADNETWSLGISHTTVTSHNWIQTLDLSYQVESFSVAEEHETTQLLIPGISWHRSHANNLAYPTSGWRIHASMRGSAEQLGSDISFLQLSTSTKYILSLGKGRLLGRLEADATMVNQFAQLPASLRFFAGGDNSVRGYDYRELGPTNSDNQVIGGKHLLAGSLEFDYPLFDKYGIALFYDTGNAFDNSQFTLKHSVGFGGRWRSPIGPIRLDFAFPIGDEQSFRLHLSMGPDL from the coding sequence ATGAATTATTTTTTTAAATTATCTGGTTTTAGCCTGTCTGCCTTATTGCTTGCCGGTGCAACCCTTGTTGCCGCGCAGCAACATCCAAAACTCAGCATTCATAACGTTTCCAAAGAGGCAGAAGAAAATATTACCAATCATCTTGCACTACAGGATGAAAATTGTGAGATCAGCGAAAGACGCGCACGCACCCTAGTCGGCGCTGCCGATGAGAAAATTGAAGAAGCTTTGCGCGCCATCGGTTATTACCAGGCCAGCTGGCGAAAAGAACTAACCTTCCAGGATAAATGTTGGCAGTTGCGTTTGGATGTCGAACTTGGCGACCCGATCATTATTACCCAAGTGCAGATAGAGATTTTAGGCCAGGCACAGCAGGATCCAATATTTATCCAGCTCTTGAAGAACACTCCTTTAAAAACCGGCAATAAACTCGATCACGGGGAATATGAGGCATTTAAGCATACCTTACAGAAACTGGCCTTACAGCATGGCTACCCTGAAAGCCGATACCTGAAACAGCAACTTGGTGTGAACATAGAGCAATTAAGCGCCGACATTCAACTCAGCTTTAACAGCGGCCCACGTTACGCTTTCGGCCCGATTTTTTACGAACAAAATTACTTTGATGAAAGCTTTCTTGCCCGCTACCAACCCTTTTCAACAGGGCAACCATTCGACGCCAATCTGGTTGGCCAATTTCAACAAGCCTTGATCAATAGCCGTTATTTTAAAGATGTGAGCGTTGCACAATTGCCGCCAGACCGGGATAAGCTAGAAATTCCTCTGCAAGCACTATTAACACCCGTTGCTAAACACGCCACTTCGCTCGGGCTCGGTATTGCGACTGATACCGGACCTCGCGCCAGCCTCTCCTATATGAATAATCGCGCCAATCGCGCCGGGCACAGTTACGGTGCCGATATTGAATTATCCCAAATCAAATCAGCCGTCAATGCCGATTATCAAATTCCTCTCGCACAGCCAAATCAAGAACAGATAAAGCTCAAGACCGGCTGGGAAGATGTCAATACTGACAACGCTGATAACGAGACTTGGTCTTTGGGTATTTCCCACACAACAGTGACATCACATAACTGGATCCAGACGCTAGACCTCTCCTATCAAGTGGAATCTTTCTCCGTTGCGGAGGAACATGAAACCACCCAACTCTTAATCCCAGGAATTAGCTGGCATCGCAGCCACGCCAATAACCTCGCCTATCCAACTTCCGGCTGGCGCATTCACGCTAGCATGCGCGGTAGCGCTGAACAACTGGGTTCAGACATATCATTCCTGCAGCTGAGCACTTCTACCAAATATATTCTCAGCCTGGGCAAAGGACGTCTATTAGGACGTCTTGAAGCCGACGCCACCATGGTGAATCAATTTGCCCAGCTGCCGGCATCATTGCGGTTTTTTGCTGGTGGCGATAATAGTGTCAGAGGTTATGATTATCGAGAGCTAGGTCCCACCAACAGCGACAACCAGGTTATCGGTGGTAAACATTTGTTGGCCGGATCCTTAGAGTTCGATTATCCACTCTTTGATAAATACGGCATTGCACTGTTTTATGATACGGGTAACGCCTTCGATAATAGTCAATTTACACTCAAACACAGTGTTGGCTTTGGTGGTCGCTGGCGCTCACCTATCGGCCCTATCCGCTTGGATTTTGCCTTCCCCATAGGCGACGAACAGTCGTTTCGCCTACATCTATCCATGGGGCCCGATTTATGA
- the ptsP gene encoding phosphoenolpyruvate--protein phosphotransferase, with translation MKNVIQELAYIVQAVSLAASPDKQVALMVELISDTMAVDVCSLYLVNDQGEMILLASHGLATQAVRKVKLPVGKGLVGLVASSRHPINIADAEQHPTYYYVAETEEERFHGFCAVPLVSGGKVIGVLVVQTTEKRQFSKDEEGFLVTLGAQLALMLDSYQESVDDIERTVRVRGVKGAPGVAIGYSYLCDHGELYEVANSPCDNIDEAITEWRELIARVSQQIDEEQLALGDEMSEGVGGIFNAYKMLLTDATFVGEVEASIRENNWLPGALKQTVQYFSELFLSMDDPYLQARHEDIHQLGNKLFNAWRGVKTLAHDSLEDIVLVGRQISISDIAATPADRLKAIVCFGGSGLSHTAVLANALGIPAVMGTGSISGLAEHKRLIVDGDQGQVYVAPNEMLLREYGKLVEEGHKLSRQLQSLRDEPALTLDNERVKLYTNTGLLTDISPGLNNGAQGVGLYRTEIPFLIRDSFPSEDEQFQVYRQVLEAYQGKPVYMRTLDIGGDKQLPYFPISDEENPALGWRGIRFTLDNSPLLMTQVRAMLRASEGINNLHLLLPMVTSIREIEEFKSILADACDQLHESGVAIVRPLLGIMIEVPAMIAQISFLKGKVDFISIGSNDLSQYLLALDRNNARVASRYDHVHPAVLHELKRILASAKAINMPVSLCGEMAADPVAVVLLLGLGLRTLSMSAAKLPSIKWLIRNLSIVQAKRIVGKALKMDNPQAIRALVGSMIKDLGLAELIR, from the coding sequence ATGAAAAACGTTATTCAAGAATTAGCTTACATAGTTCAAGCGGTATCACTCGCGGCATCTCCGGATAAGCAGGTAGCGCTCATGGTTGAATTAATCAGCGATACCATGGCGGTGGACGTATGCAGTCTTTATTTGGTGAACGATCAGGGTGAAATGATACTGCTGGCATCTCATGGTCTTGCTACGCAGGCTGTCCGAAAGGTAAAGCTACCCGTCGGCAAAGGGCTGGTTGGTTTGGTTGCATCCAGCCGACACCCAATTAATATTGCCGACGCAGAACAGCATCCGACCTATTATTACGTCGCCGAAACGGAAGAAGAAAGGTTTCATGGTTTCTGCGCTGTGCCGCTGGTATCCGGCGGCAAGGTGATCGGGGTCTTGGTCGTGCAAACTACGGAAAAGCGTCAGTTTTCTAAAGACGAAGAGGGATTTTTGGTGACGCTTGGTGCCCAACTGGCTTTAATGTTGGATAGCTACCAGGAGTCTGTCGATGATATAGAACGTACGGTACGAGTGCGAGGCGTTAAGGGTGCGCCAGGCGTGGCCATTGGCTATAGCTATCTATGCGATCATGGTGAACTCTACGAGGTTGCTAATTCCCCTTGCGATAATATCGACGAAGCCATTACCGAATGGCGTGAACTGATTGCGCGTGTCAGTCAGCAAATTGATGAAGAGCAATTGGCCTTGGGTGATGAAATGAGTGAGGGCGTTGGAGGCATATTCAATGCCTATAAAATGCTTCTCACTGACGCTACCTTTGTCGGAGAAGTAGAGGCTAGTATTCGGGAAAATAATTGGCTGCCGGGTGCTCTCAAGCAAACGGTACAGTATTTTTCAGAACTATTTCTTTCTATGGATGATCCTTATTTACAGGCTCGACATGAGGATATCCACCAGTTAGGCAATAAGCTGTTCAATGCTTGGCGTGGTGTTAAGACGTTAGCGCATGATAGCCTGGAAGATATTGTTTTAGTGGGGCGGCAGATTAGTATTTCGGATATTGCAGCGACTCCGGCCGATCGGCTTAAAGCGATTGTCTGCTTTGGCGGATCCGGACTGTCCCATACTGCAGTTTTGGCTAATGCGCTGGGCATCCCTGCGGTGATGGGTACCGGGTCGATTAGCGGATTGGCCGAGCACAAGCGGTTAATTGTCGATGGCGACCAGGGCCAGGTTTATGTCGCTCCCAACGAGATGTTGTTAAGAGAATATGGCAAGCTCGTTGAGGAAGGACATAAGTTATCTCGTCAGCTTCAGAGCTTGCGCGACGAGCCAGCCCTGACCCTGGATAATGAGCGGGTCAAACTCTACACCAATACCGGATTATTGACTGATATTTCTCCCGGATTAAATAACGGTGCTCAGGGTGTGGGGCTCTATCGGACAGAAATCCCCTTTCTGATTCGTGACAGCTTTCCCTCCGAGGATGAACAGTTCCAGGTTTATCGACAGGTGTTGGAAGCCTATCAGGGTAAACCGGTTTATATGCGTACCCTGGATATCGGCGGTGATAAACAATTACCTTACTTTCCGATCAGTGATGAGGAAAATCCGGCGTTAGGCTGGCGTGGGATTCGCTTTACTTTGGATAATAGCCCGCTATTAATGACGCAAGTAAGAGCGATGTTAAGAGCATCTGAAGGCATTAATAATTTGCACTTATTATTGCCGATGGTGACTTCTATTCGGGAAATTGAGGAATTTAAAAGTATCTTGGCGGATGCCTGCGATCAACTGCATGAGAGCGGCGTAGCAATAGTGCGGCCGTTATTGGGAATAATGATTGAAGTGCCTGCGATGATTGCGCAAATCAGCTTTCTCAAGGGGAAAGTGGATTTCATTTCAATAGGCTCAAATGATCTCAGCCAGTATTTACTGGCGCTGGACAGGAACAATGCCAGAGTTGCATCACGCTATGATCATGTTCACCCGGCGGTATTGCATGAACTCAAACGCATTCTAGCAAGCGCAAAAGCGATCAATATGCCGGTTAGTTTATGTGGAGAGATGGCGGCCGATCCGGTGGCAGTGGTGCTGTTATTGGGATTAGGGCTACGCACATTGAGTATGAGTGCGGCAAAGCTGCCCTCTATTAAATGGTTAATTAGAAACCTTTCTATCGTGCAAGCGAAGAGGATTGTTGGCAAGGCGTTGAAGATGGATAATCCTCAAGCAATACGAGCGCTGGTTGGAAGCATGATAAAAGACTTAGGGTTGGCAGAGCTAATTCGTTAA
- a CDS encoding MgtC/SapB family protein, translating to MDFEQIVSIAPYDWHSIVTAVFCGAIIGVERQLRGKPVGVRTSSLITLGTYIFVHSALLLGNDVTDPSRVIGQVITGIGFLGAGVMLAKDGAVVGVTSAATIWVLAAIGVCISIGSLLAAIKFSLICVAILYGVDWLENHTKAFSRGVHARYIKRRRNDQISGE from the coding sequence GTGGATTTTGAACAAATAGTTTCTATTGCCCCCTACGATTGGCACTCTATTGTCACTGCCGTTTTTTGTGGCGCGATTATTGGCGTCGAACGTCAGTTACGCGGCAAGCCGGTAGGTGTTCGCACCTCCTCGCTTATCACCCTGGGGACTTATATCTTTGTGCATTCGGCGTTATTGTTGGGTAATGATGTGACTGATCCATCAAGGGTAATAGGACAGGTGATAACCGGGATCGGTTTTCTTGGGGCTGGCGTGATGTTAGCAAAAGATGGCGCCGTAGTGGGGGTAACCTCGGCGGCGACGATCTGGGTATTAGCAGCGATAGGCGTCTGTATTTCAATTGGCAGTCTGTTAGCCGCCATCAAGTTTTCTCTTATTTGCGTCGCGATTCTTTATGGTGTCGATTGGCTGGAAAACCATACCAAAGCCTTCAGTCGTGGCGTACATGCCAGATATATTAAACGACGAAGGAATGATCAGATTTCAGGCGAGTAG